From the genome of Brassica oleracea var. oleracea cultivar TO1000 chromosome C4, BOL, whole genome shotgun sequence:
ATGGCTTGGGAGTGATGTTGCTAAAACAATGGAACATGTCTTCTTTATTGGCTTGTGAGGTTTATATCAACACAAACTGAAACAAACAAAAAAAAACTAATAGAGAACTGGACTATAAATTATACACACCAACAAAAAATGCTCAAACATGGTTTTACAAACAAAAGGATTGGTCATTAGAAAGTAAAGAAGAAAAAAAAAAAAATCAAAAACTGCATCGTTTCTGGTGGAACCATTCTCTCTATATCTCCTATTTGCTCATATAACCGACCAAAACTGTGTCAGCCATTGAAATTCATCAATTGTGTCCTGAAGATTGACCTTCAAATCCATACCAAACCCCATCAGTTCAGCTCAGTGTTACGATAATGCAGCCAGAGAAGAGATATCATTACCTATATGCCGTCTTGTAGTCCCGTTGTTGCCGTTTATGGAAAAGTGAACAGGTCTTCTCTCTTGTCCTAGCGATTGAGCCCAGTTAGAGTTCAACCTTCGAGCAAAATCTTCTACCTCTCTGTAATAACCATTATTATTATTCACTATATCAGAAAAGAACAAGAATTAACAAGAGTTCTTACCTATCAAGCATTTCCTTCATGGCTGGATCGATTTCATCATCTATATCTCCATCTTCACACCCAGCCTTTGGTGTAAATATCTCATCTTCCAAACTAAGTAAGTCTCTCATTCTGGATCCAGTTTCTTCAACACCTTGTTGTTTAAAATGAAGATCATGTGATTCCTAAACACAATGAACAACGCATTTATTAACTTGACAAATGCCAACTAGGAGCAAAACCAGATAAACTAGTCTGAACCTTGTCATTTGAAGAAATAATCTTCTGGTTCTTCTTTTTCTTGTACTTCTTCTTTCCCTTTGACATCTTTGCCACCTTGGGATCTGTGAAACAGAACTTTCCTTACTTCCAATGAGGCCTTCAAAAAGGAAGTAGAATATACCAAAAAAAACAAAAACTAAGAGACAACACAGACATAAATTCACACAGCAAATCTCTCAGTCATGTATACGAAAAATCGATCATATGTTTAATTCATCAAACAATCTGTGAATGTACTTCTTGCATTATGCATGAAATTGGCAGATATGTAACGAGACAGCAGCACTAGACTATGAGTCTTTAATCTCAGGCACTGAGCAAAAATAAAATAGTCAATCAACAAAAAACATACATCACTGAATCAACACAACAGTAACAAACATGTAACTAAAATGTGGTGGTACAATGTCAAACAGATTAGCGCAGAGCAGCTAAAGAATAAACATAAAAAAAAACAAAAGGACTTTATGAAGTTAGAGAACTAGAGTAAGATCAAAGGAAAGTACCTGTGCCGTTAATAAACGATAACAAGTCATCCACAGAACGTTCGTCCACATGTCCTTCAACCTCAACATTCTAAGACATGGTAAACCCCAACTTTATAAGCTAGTGAAAAAGTTCAATCTTACAGATCAAACTACATTTAATTTCGTTAATAAAGCTACAAATTACATTATGCTATACAGGTGCTAAACAGACCTTTAATCTCTCTCTTTCTTTCAGCTCCTTTCTTTTCTTTGCGTATAATCTATTCAGTAGTCGAATCCTTGGATCATCCATTGTGTTCTTCAGAGGCTCTAATTTCTCTTCCTGGATAAAAATCATCAAAGAACTGTCACACAAAAAAAAAAAAAAAGAGAGAAGCAGATAGAGTCTTAAGAAGAGATGATCCTTGAGGAGCACCTCAGTAAGGTCATCAGGCAAATGAAATATATCTCGTATCTCCTCAGGTGTTTTTCCTTCGATGATCCGCGCAAGTGCGCTACTAGTAAGATCAACCAAAGGCTTCAGCTGCAAACTGTCAGCGGCTGAGGTCAACTCACACAGCCTCTTTGTCTCCATTCGCATGAACTTTTCATCATAAACTTTTCGTTCCTTAATAGTTTGATAAATCCATTTGTATTAGAAGGGGACAGATAGAGTATGGAAATGGAGAATATTTGGAACTGTCTTACAAGTTACAAACCTTATTCGAACGTCCAGGCACTTGGTGAAATCTGCAGTAATCAAGAATCAAGCTGAACATAGCTGAGTTTACTCGCTGTGGAAGCGAGATAGCATGATTTTTAGAAGATCCAGCGCCCTTGTGTATTATCTCTTGGCATATCATGGGACAGAACATTGCAACCTCTTGTTCCACTTGTTGAACTGAACCATCGGCAGTTTGAAGCCAGATGTAGGACTTCATAGTCTGAATCCATGGCAATTGGCAAAGCAAAAAAAAAAAAAGCAGTTAAGCTTTGGAGGCTGAGAATAATCTTAATCCCAGTTTAAACGCTAAATCTTAAAAAAATCCATGTATCAAGAGGTCCCTGTGAAAGTTGTTTGTCAAATACTAAATTCACTAATTAATAATGTCACAGTATCTAACAAGCTAAAGCATATGGATATTTTCACCTCTGGTTCCATGATGTCTAGATCACTTTCTGACATTGATGATGGATTTGATGACCCAGTGTATTGTTGTTAGGCTCCTCAAACTAGTAAAAGAAGGGAAAAGATATATATATAATGAAGAGATTAATCACTCCATCAAACTAATAATGAACAACTAATTACATAACATAATCGTCAAAAGACAAAAAAAAAAATTCTCACTCAGAAAGCATATGTCCTGAATCTTACATGTAATGACGAAGCTGATCCCAAACAAACCAGGAAGCTAAGTAATTATATTCAATCTTAATATAAGCTATTGGTTGGATCAAAATCCCCTTTTTGGTAAAGTATCAATCTCCCTTTAATGCTAAAAAGTCATTTCTCTAACGGTTTTCTGACAAGCAAACAGAACCAAATTTGAACTTATAAAAATCAGACAAGAACAGTAAATAAAACCGCAGATCAGGAAAAGTGAAACACGAGGCATCTAAAGCTTGA
Proteins encoded in this window:
- the LOC106337638 gene encoding SKP1-like protein 20, encoding MSESDLDIMEPETMKSYIWLQTADGSVQQVEQEVAMFCPMICQEIIHKGAGSSKNHAISLPQRVNSAMFSLILDYCRFHQVPGRSNKERKVYDEKFMRMETKRLCELTSAADSLQLKPLVDLTSSALARIIEGKTPEEIRDIFHLPDDLTEEEKLEPLKNTMDDPRIRLLNRLYAKKRKELKERERLKNVEVEGHVDERSVDDLLSFINGTDPKVAKMSKGKKKYKKKKNQKIISSNDKESHDLHFKQQGVEETGSRMRDLLSLEDEIFTPKAGCEDGDIDDEIDPAMKEMLDREVEDFARRLNSNWAQSLGQERRPVHFSINGNNGTTRRHIGQSSGHN